The genome window GCATTCACCTCTCCGACCTCGTGCTTCACCTGATCTGGTTCGCCGCAGCCACCTTCATCGTGGGTTGGTTCGTGCTGCTCGCACCCCTGAAGGGCGAGGATCTCGTCAAAAAGGCGGTCTCGACAGGGACCTCGCGCCTCACGGACTTCGGAAACGTCGTCCTCGCAATCTCCCCGGTCGTTCTCAACATTCTTCTCATGCTCATCTTCAACATGCCTGCCGGCATTGCGATGGGCATCTCCGTTCTCGCCCTCATCCCGACCTTCTATTTCCTGAAGCGCCCCGTGCCCATCAAGGACATTTTCCTTGAGGCCTTCGACCGCAAGCTCCTTCTCAACGTCGTGATGATTCTCTACTTCATCTCGCTCCTTTCCGGCACCGGAGTGCTCGACGAAACGCTCGCGGCCTTGAAGGCGCTTCCGCTTCCGACCCCCGTGATCTTCGCGATGCTCTCCGTCCTGGTCGGCCTTCTCACCGGCATGTCCCAGGGCTACATCGCGATGGCCATGCCGATCTGCGCGGCCATTGCCCCGGGAAGCCTCACCTACGCCGGCATGGCGATGGTCTTCGGCTGCATCGGCCAGATGCTCACGCCCGTGCATCTCTGCTTCACGATTTCGGTGGACTACTTCAAGGCCGACTTCTTCCAGTCCTTCAAGCAGATCTTCATCTGCGAAGCGATCCTTGCCGTCATCTTCTCCGCCTGGACCTACTTCACGTGGGCCTAAGCACAAACGCTTAAGATTGAGCGTTCTAAAATATCCAATTCTTCTTTTCCGCTTCCCGGGCGAGGGGACTCCATCCGCCTCGCCCGGGAAGCGAACGAGTTTTTCCGGAGCTTTTCGACATGAAAGAAATTCGCACCCGCATCGCGCCGAGCCCCACCGGCATGATGCACCTCGGTACCGCGCGCACGGCCATCTACTGCTGGGCTGTCGCCCGTCACTTCGGCGGCAAGTTCCTGCTGCGCATCGAAGATACCGATCAGGTGCGCTCGACCAAGGAAGCCGTGCAGGTGATTCTTGACGGCATGAAGTGGCTCAACCTCGATTACGACGAAGGCCCCATCTATCAGATGGACCGTCTTGCCCGCTATAAGGAAGTGGTCGACCAGATGCTCGCCGACGGCCGCGCCTACTACTGCTACGCGACCCCGGAAGAACTCGACGAACTGCGCGAAGCGCAGCGCGCCCAGGGCCTCAAGCCCCGCTACGACGGCCGCTGGCGTCCTGAAAACTGCAAGGGCCGCCCGATTCCCGAAGGCGTGAAGCCCGTGATCCGATTCCGCAACCCCGACGAAGGCGCAGTGACCTGGGACGATGCCGTCTACGGCCCCATCACGGTTCAGAATTCCGAGCTCGACGACCTCATCATCATGCGCAACGGCATCCCCACCTACAACTTCGCCGTTGTGGTGGACGACTGGGACATGAAGGTGAGCCACGTGATCCGCG of Sutterella faecalis contains these proteins:
- a CDS encoding DUF401 family protein, whose product is MNIFLILFLAILAIAVLLRFRVMIGLAILAAGAVMWILNDRSLATLWSSAVETATLPRTYDLIFALYFVMCLEVQLRKSGTLKGMVEALNRLFSSSRITLAVMPAFLGLLPSLGGARFSAPIVQAASEGMNISPARKASTNYYFRHVFETSSPTVPGMLLACAIAGIHLSDLVLHLIWFAAATFIVGWFVLLAPLKGEDLVKKAVSTGTSRLTDFGNVVLAISPVVLNILLMLIFNMPAGIAMGISVLALIPTFYFLKRPVPIKDIFLEAFDRKLLLNVVMILYFISLLSGTGVLDETLAALKALPLPTPVIFAMLSVLVGLLTGMSQGYIAMAMPICAAIAPGSLTYAGMAMVFGCIGQMLTPVHLCFTISVDYFKADFFQSFKQIFICEAILAVIFSAWTYFTWA